In Heptranchias perlo isolate sHepPer1 chromosome 9, sHepPer1.hap1, whole genome shotgun sequence, the sequence CTCCAGCCAAAGGAACATCTGGCTCCAGCAACACTGTTTTACCCACCATCCCAGCTGTAAAGGACCAAACTGTCATAATGGAGTCAGAAGGAATCAGGTAGTGAAATATTTACCTGGATTTGTATAAATGCACAGATCCTTTTGAACTTTAATATTCAATGATATTCGTACAACATTTAGGCTGTAGAGGGATAATCCTGAGACTTATTTTACCTTCAAATCTAAGGAGTTGTATTAAAGGTAAAAGGAACTTACCAGAAGGGCCTCTTCAGCCTCCTGATCCTCTTCATGGGGTGGGGATGGCCTCCCCTCCCAGGCCAGTTAAAAtcgccgatgacatcatcggacctCGATTAGCATATATGAATTAGGATCCTGCTGCCTGTCCAGGAGCCTCACTTAAAAGTGGAAAAGGCTGGATCTCCAGGGTAAGTGATTCGGAgagttttaactgcccacccgcccgtTTTCCGCTGGACAGGTAGGGTTGaaatactgccccccccccccccctccccgcattGTCTTGGCAGGAATCGCGACCATTATTAATCTCCCTGATCCAGATGTTTTTCACAAATCTGCTGAGGTTTCAGTACAGAAAGGTCTACATTTCAAAAAATCAGCTTAGCACATCAGATAAAGTCCTGCAATCTTTAGGTTAGTTGGACAaaccccaacaaaaaaaaattctgttttcttCAATCATAAGTAAGATCTGACTACTTACCTCTatgttctctcctccctcccaaatGCCAGCTCATTATATGTTATATAAATTTGAATGAATGCTGACCTCTTATACACCAAATGCTGGCCTGAAAACATTGGCATATCTGCGCTGCCCTCTGACTGAAAAATTATAGATATATACACATATAGGGTGTTTAGGGAATACTGCACACTTACTAATTATTTCTGTAGCCAATTTCGTAACAATTTATAAAACTGTTTTCCCATATCCTAACCAGGTGGTTCCTGGAGCTCATTATGTTTCCCCGCATTTTGTTGGGTTTTACCTGTAAATATACCAGGAAACGAGTTTGGACATAATAAAATTGCATCCATTCTAATCGCCAtggctttgaaattatgctgtgggagACTTATGTATGAAAGGGGTAACTTTGTATGAAAGGAGTCATCTTCCAGTTTTGCCATCCCAGCATTGAGCCTCGCTTGCCAgtagcacatattggaaatttgggcacagGATGCCGGAATTTCCAGTATGCGCTCCCAGTGGGCGAGGCTCTCCCAAGGGAGCACAAAATCAGAAAATTACCTGTAAAATTTCTTATtctattttaatggagacattaaTCTGTAATGGTACACTtagcgctttgggacctcctgaggctgtgaaaggcaagttctttctttctttacactaGTTTCCTGCAGTGTGATTCCAAGGCCTCTGTGTTTTTAATTATCTGTATTCGGATTTCAATATAAATGTTATACCAGAATGTTTATAACTTTGTGTTATCTCACATGTTGTTGGTCTTCTTTCAGTTTCTTTTCTCATCCTTCATTGCTGTTTTGTTTCTGATTCTTTTTAGTTGTGTTTTACTGGAGTTTGTTGTCAGCCTTTGTCTTTGATGTTTCTTTTCTTCCTCTAACCACTGTTACTTGTTTCATTtctcttttttgtttctttttcctagTTCTTCGGTTGTTTCCTTCTTTGCTTCTCCTGCCTCTCCATCTGTGCTTTTctcctttttatttttttctaccttgcttttttttttagttgttCTTGGGTTGTGGGTAACACTGGTAAAGCTAGATTTATTGTTCATCCCTGGTTGCTCTGAGTCTCTGTTGTCCAGAGTCTGAATTAAGTAGTTTATAcgcaattgcaaaaaaaaatattgtcACCGTGTATTTTCAAGTTCCTTGGAGAAAATACATAATTTTCCCTCAAAGTTTTGGTGAATCTTGGCAATCATTTTTGTAGTTTCCATGGATACCAGACACCCTGCGTGTTTGCTTCAAGAATTCTACATTACACCTGTTGAATTCCACAAAATTTGAACACTCCCATAGGAGCAGTGTGAATAAAACTTCTTGATAAAACTAAAAACTCTGCAGCTTTCTGAACAGTCTGACATTTATTTCTCTCGGTACAATATTTCAGTCCTCTGCTGAtgtcaggcaagagtgctaaacCTGGCAACATTTGATTTAAATTTCTAATAACCAAAATTTCCTATCGACACCTTTCAGCCCATCAAATTCTGAACTATTTCTTTTTCCATTTTAGTCACTCCCACAGGAGTAAATTCTAGATTCCTCTACAGGACATTACATGACTGATACTTTCAGGCTCAAATCGAGTGATGGTTTAAGGTGCCATACTCGCATTGGCTGCAAAAGAAAGGGTGCAAGATTGTACAAGGAATCAGGATGCTTCCTTAATTACATTCCAGCTCAAATGTTTTGCTTCCCTTTATAATTATAGGACGCAGAATTATTACTCAGCAAAGACTGGCAGGGTTGTGATACCACCTGGCACCTCTCTTGCCCTACAGATGCAGATCAACGATTTCCTGAATGGAATCAGCAGCCAAAGGGAAACGTCCGATGCACACGCAGGAGAAGAAGAGGTGCAGCCCTCCAGGCCATCCAGCGCACGCAAGCTCAAAACCGAAACCTCCATCGGCGGCATCAACGTGTCAGGCGTGAAACATTCCATCGCCAAGTGTCTGAGCATCTCTGGGAAGCCGGCAGGCCCGGACGTGGCCAATGGAAGAGGAAACCCAGCAGCGGATGGCCAAACAGCGCAGGAAGTGAACGTCACTGAGACAAAGAGAAGTGCTGTCACCAGCGATCCGGCCCCAAAGGAAATCAAACCCAAGCAGCTCGCCAGCAGCCCGCAGCTCTCAGCTTGCCATGAAAACTTCCCAGATGATTCTGAGTTTTACGCCCCAGACGGATTGCCCAGAACCATGCACACCATGCCCAGTTTTCTTGAGGCTTTTGCGGAAGCAAAGAAAGCAAGGTACATCAGGCACAGAAGCAAAACTGATGCTGAGAAGGAGCTGTCGATCAGCGAAATTTTTGGAAAGAGACGAGGGCCTGTCCAAGACATCATCGTTAAAGAGGTGGAAACCGCCAAGGACCAAAACCCCACGGGAAAAAATTCAGATTAAAGGAATACTTCAGGATCTActcaaacaaataaaaaaatacttgTCACAATGACTACATGCTCCTTAGTGATATCGGCCCCAAATGTGCTTGGGTCGCAATCCCAGTGGTTGCACCAGGACAACGCCCGATGGTGCCCTCCAGCGCTGACCCCACTGGAGTTTGCAGGGTCATTGGGAGGGCACCTCATTAGCTTGGGGCAGGCGGGCCCAAACCTGACTTCGGGCACACCTCAGACGCCTGCCTGTCCCAGCCTTGTTCCACCTGAATGCCAGGTGGGGCGTGGTCTCCTAGGCTTCCCTCTTGACCCTAGCACTGGTCCAACTGGTCCCAAGCAAAGGGGCCGATCTGGTTGTGTTCCAGAGAAAATAAAGTTTGCCTGGCGGAGACGCCACATGCGCCTTTGTGGAGACCGGTACATCTTACCTCACTGAGCGTACTGGCCACCAATACAGCACTGATTCCCCTTCCAAATCCTGGAGCTGgaagtcccatatcccttgatacccttacctagtaaaaatctattgctctcagtcctgaaggctccaattgacccagcaatccacagccttttgggggagggtgttccagatttctactaccctttgtgtgaaaaaatgcttcctgatttcgctcctgaacgacctagctctaattttaagattatgtcccctcgttcttgatttccccccaccagaggaaataggtatctatcctatcaaatccctttaacattttaaacacctcgatcaactcacccctcaatcaCCCCTTTTGTACTcaaagagaatacaagccaagtttatgtaacctgtcttcATAACTTAACCCTCTAGGCCCCGGAATCAtcttggtgaatctgcgctgcaccctgtCCGAGGCttatatatcctccctgaggtgcggtgcccagaacatcAATGTTAGGAGAAAAGAGAAACTCCTGCCTGAACACTCGTAACTTTAATAAAACAGCTGCAGGggaccagagctctgtgcatggGTGGGAGCATAAATACACCGGAATCATTCGTCACTGACCTCAGTGCACCGTTGGCAGTAACTCCAGTCTGCCGGCTGTGTGTCGCACTTCCACAGACCAAGGCCAGTAGCTGCAATATCGTTTCAGCTTTTAAGTGCTGCCCGCCAGCCAACCAGGTAGACAGCACTTTTCTGAAAAGGGAAAGTACAAGGACAGCTGGATGGGCAGCACGTGTATTAAATGGGATTATGTTGCAAAAAAGGACTAGGGGGTAGCACTGAAATGAGTGACAGGGACTCAAATGAATCTGAATAAAGCCCACTGATCTCTACATGACCTGCCTGGTTTAATAAATAAAAAGCATCAACTAAGAAATCTCTGCAACACTATTAAAGCAGAAAAATTGTTTGGATTCAGCAATTGCAGAAAATCAAGTCTGGGCCGTGTGCTTTTGTTATCGATTTGAATGGCCTATGCTAAACCTTCACACATTGGTAAGATTTTGTTTAGCTTCCCCTCATTAGTTTTTCATGGCTCCATTTTCCTACTAATGGTATATGGTTCAGTGTAATGGCGGTGGCATATTTTCCTGTAGAACCGGATGGAGGTTTAACATCCCCTGACTAAACGCTGAGCATTTGGGTCTTCGAATCACGATTACTGACAACTGAAGTTTATCAGAATTCTGATCAACACATGGTCCAGCTTCAATGAGGTCGGTAGATCTGAGACCAGATTCCAAGCAGAGACCAAAAGTCAAGCGAAAATCCCAATATAGGAGTGGACTTACTGTAACTATGAATATTTTTGGGTGCTGTTTTCAAACCTTTTGTGCTGAGTCATAAATTTTTGCCATGCATTTTATTTTGGTAGCAGTTTAAAAAGTTTTTATGTCCAAATTAATTATTGGGATGGACTGGTTTTACCAGGTAGAGTTGGCAAGGCTCTGCTCTCAGAGGCTTGTTCAACAGGGGGAaacttcaccacatagactgcagtggttcaagaagatagCCCACCACCAAAACCTTGGGGGTAACTAGGGACAgacaataaatggcggccttgccagACACGCCcagatcctgagaatgaattttaaaaaaggaccaTGGATAAATTTTAAGCAGTGAAAAATTGGGAGCACTCAGGCGCCCTGACCTCCTGAGCAATCTGCTCCGCCAGATTACTGCCGTGGGGACGAAAGTGAAAATGACCCCCTCTGTGTCATGTTTGGGTCTGTGCGAAAGtgaaacattttatttatttttgaagaAATCATTTTATCAGCGTCCAGAAGATGAATTTGACTTATTTTTTAaacttggcaacaggcagtagtTGAAACAAGTTTTCTTTTGTGAGGGAATGCATTTCTTTTTGATTTATAGTTTTTAAACAAATTTGAAATTGATATCCATTATCACAAGATGTCAACGAAATAAGCATGTTATGGTTGAATCGTACACAACCAAGAAAAGCGATGTTTTCTGATAAGGTAACACTTCTGATAAGACAATGGGCGCAAAACACAAGTGCAAATTTTGTTGTGTTAGAATCCTCAATCCTGTCCTTCTGTATTATATTACAAAATGAGGTGAGATGGAATCCCATTCATTCAGGATATATATTTTTGTCCAATTACTTTGAATTCATCATGATAAACTTGTCGGCCTTCTCgtgacctccctctcctcactttttTCGGATATCCTGATGGCTTGAACTCAATTGGAGTAAAACAATGCTAGTTGGTTCAATATGGAATGAATGATTGACTCGTCCGTTATTGTGATTACCATAAATACCAGTGGGACTGGTGTATAATTCTTGCGGTGATGGCGAAGTAGATTAACTTGGATTTTATATCgctatatatttttattttacaaaacAACCCTTATAGCTCAAGAAATTAACAGAAGTCTTTTAGCTCCTCACGAACATTGCTAGTTATTGGCTGCCGGTGTGTAACTAGAGGATCCGTGAGAAAGACCCCTAGAGTATGACTTATAAATAATGACCTGGAATTTGCTGGAATGGCGCATTTGGCCACGATCGTCCTAAGTTAGACCGTTGTGCG encodes:
- the LOC137325054 gene encoding coiled-coil domain-containing protein 190, encoding MQRLKSHIIDGDITKRLDAERRESKRAEARLRNGLHDLEEARFYCINRMIKEQRWIQRDLMRIKNGYSKKKAVSSFRRLCLDNNPPAKGTSGSSNTVLPTIPAVKDQTVIMESEGIRTQNYYSAKTGRVVIPPGTSLALQMQINDFLNGISSQRETSDAHAGEEEVQPSRPSSARKLKTETSIGGINVSGVKHSIAKCLSISGKPAGPDVANGRGNPAADGQTAQEVNVTETKRSAVTSDPAPKEIKPKQLASSPQLSACHENFPDDSEFYAPDGLPRTMHTMPSFLEAFAEAKKARYIRHRSKTDAEKELSISEIFGKRRGPVQDIIVKEVETAKDQNPTGKNSD